One segment of Solanum stenotomum isolate F172 chromosome 1, ASM1918654v1, whole genome shotgun sequence DNA contains the following:
- the LOC125846516 gene encoding glutaredoxin-C1-like, with the protein MQYQESNSFQGNHRTTRVKRRSSCSDPLERVVKLASVSAVVIFSSSSCCMCHAMKRLFCELGVNPTVYELDHDPNGKSMEKALSKLLGNSPAVPVVFIGGELIGSMDRVMASHISGSLVPLLKEVGALWL; encoded by the coding sequence ATGCAATATCAAGAATCAAATTCATTTCAGGGGAATCACCGAACCACAAGGGTGAAGCGAAGGTCATCGTGTTCGGACCCATTGGAGAGGGTGGTGAAGCTAGCATCCGTAAGTGCGGTGGTGATATTTAGCTCGAGTAGTTGTTGCATGTGCCATGCAATGAAAAGGCTGTTTTGTGAGCTCGGTGTGAACCCAACGGTGTACGAGTTGGACCATGACCCTAATGGGAAGTCGATGGAGAAGGCTCTTTCCAAGCTTCTTGGAAACTCACCTGCCGTTCCGGTTGTGTTCATAGGTGGTGAACTAATTGGATCGATGGATAGAGTTATGGCCTCTCATATTAGTGGATCTCTTGTCCCTCTTCTCAAAGAAGTGGGGGCACTCTGgctttaa
- the LOC125841981 gene encoding exocyst complex component EXO70B1-like, with product MVKNHLDKNGSFTGSPKPPHPTTSTDPHSRKSSQEELDHSLNHHNEDVKKLSDDIDRFIDELSTCDDKSNPPEVPEIIETFSKIIESKISKHNTCENSSTRLCKMTEEDNFFVEAVSRLSKLTNSLSEFPSGSTTTRSLNRTSMVLQRAMTLMEEDLRALLEDSSSSHVKVYKNSSFNSNRLLVDGEQCSLTLSDSSGEEEYPSFPPDTVTRMNRIASTMIMAGYETECCQVYSITRRNACVEQMKKLEFEKINMEDVQRMQWDSLEGEITRWIRAVKSCSTTLFPGEKRLGDSVFSESPMNSQSLFSNLARAIVIQLLDFAEAVTMTKRSAEKLFKYLDMYEALRDLIPSIKNWSSNECENELNSEIQATIDRLGESAVSIFSDLENSIKNDVARTPVPGGAVHPLTRYVMNYLKYACEYKITLEHIFHQHVKFEESNSNSNSPAKLKPTLEVEAENDSPHCNSETTPFSIQLVTIMDLLDTNLEAKSNLYRDPALRDIFLMNNGRYILQKVKGSAEIHQVMGDTWCRRRSTIVRHYHKNYQRETFGKVLQILTHDGMQVHGKVAKTTVKERFKNFNVIFDEIHRSQSTWVVSDEQLQSELRVSISALVIPAYRSFFGRFRQYLDNAKQAEKYIKYQPEDIEILIDDFFDGNSTSMARRKT from the coding sequence ATGGTGAAGAATCACCTAGATAAAAATGGTAGCTTCACAGGCAGCCCGAAACCACCTCATCCGACCACGTCAACTGATCCACATTCGCGAAAAAGCAGCCAGGAAGAATTGGATCACTCCTTGAATCATCACAATGAGGATGTCAAGAAGTTATCGGATGATATTGATCGATTCATCGATGAACTTTCCACATGTGATGATAAATCAAATCCCCCTGAAGTCCCTGAAATCATTGAGACATTCTCAAAAATCATTGAGTCGAAAATCAGCAAGCATAATACTTGTGAAAATTCGTCCACAAGATTATGCAAGATGACAGAGGAGGACAACTTTTTTGTTGAAGCAGTGTCACGTTTATCCAAATTGACTAATTCCTTGAGTGAATTTCCTTCAGGTTCAACGACCACTAGGTCGTTGAATAGAACGAGCATGGTCCTACAACGGGCCATGACGTTAATGGAAGAGGATTTGAGAGCCTTGTTagaagattcttcttcaagtcaTGTTAAAGTTTATAAAAACTCTTCCTTCAATTCAAACAGGCTATTAGTAGATGGGGAACAATGTAGTTTAACTCTTTCGGACTCGAGTGGAGAGGAGGAATATCCGTCATTTCCTCCTGACACGGTGACAAGAATGAACCGAATAGCCTCTACCATGATCATGGCAGGCTATGAAACAGAATGTTGTCAAGTGTACTCTATTACGAGGAGAAATGCATGTGTTGAACAAATGAAGAAGCTCGAATTCGAGAAGATCAACATGGAGGATGTTCAAAGAATGCAATGGGATTCTTTAGAAGGAGAGATCACACGGTGGATCAGAGCTGTTAAAAGTTGCTCAACAACTCTGTTCCCCGGTGAAAAGAGACTCGGGGACTCTGTTTTCTCCGAGTCTCCAATGAATTCTCAAAGCCTATTTAGCAACCTGGCTCGCGCAATTGTCATTCAGCTTCTCGACTTTGCTGAGGCTGTAACTATGACCAAACGCTCCGCGGAGAAACTCTTCAAATACCTAGACATGTATGAAGCTTTGCGTGATCTCATTCCATCCATAAAAAACTGGTCCTCAAATGAATGTGAGAACGAATTGAATTCAGAGATTCAAGCTACAATAGACAGGTTAGGTGAATCAGCTGTAAGTATATTTAGTGATCTCGAAAATTCCATAAAGAACGACGTTGCAAGGACACCCGTCCCTGGTGGGGCAGTGCACCCCCTAACGCGTTACGTcatgaattatttaaaatatgcTTGTGAATACAAAATCACCCTAGAGCACATCTTCCATCAACACGTAAAATTCGAAGAATCCAATTCCAATTCCAATTCCCCTGCCAAATTGAAGCCAACATTGGAGGTAGAAGCAGAGAACGATAGCCCACATTGTAACTCCGAGACAACGCCATTTTCAATACAGCTCGTGACGATAATGGACCTTCTTGACACGAACCTTGAAGCAAAATCAAACCTTTACAGAGACCCTGCTTTACGCGATATTTTCCTAATGAACAATGGTAGGTACATTTTACAAAAAGTGAAAGGTTCCGCGGAGATACATCAAGTGATGGGCGATACATGGTGTAGGAGACGATCAACGATCGTTAGACATTACCACAAGAACTATCAAAGGGAGACATTTGGTAAAGTACTTCAAATCCTAACACATGATGGAATGCAAGTACACGGGAAAGTGGCGAAAACAACAGTTAAAGAGAGGTTCAAGAATTTCAATGTGATTTTCGATGAAATACATAGGAGTCAGAGTACTTGGGTTGTGAGTGATGAACAACTTCAATCAGAGCTTCGAGTTTCGATATCTGCATTGGTGATTCCTGCTTATAGATCATTTTTTGGGAGATTTAGACAGTATTTGGACAATGCAAAGCAAGCAGAGAAGTATATAAAGTATCAACCAGAGGATATTGAAATATTGATCGACGATTTTTTCGATGGTAATTCTACATCAATGGCTAGGAGGAAGACATAG
- the LOC125842653 gene encoding glycerophosphodiester phosphodiesterase GDPD3-like, with protein MALKAIPISQVVPQIDEIHVENVTFPSLYNNNSTPLSHGEDEDDVGKMNNKNNKFVVMGHRGSGTNMLQYSSCHEKTIKENTLRSFNEAAKFNLQFIEFDVQVTCDGHPVIFHDIFIFTQQEGKLIEKRVTDLTLEEFLSYGPQNGSTNVEKPLFRKMKDGRIFEWKVEEDDRLCTLQDVFENVSQSVGFNIEFKFDDKRNYRDEELVRVIRAALQVVFKYAKGRRIMFSSFQPDAAQLIKKEQTAYPVFFLTNGGSEIYPDIRRNSLDEAIELCLEGGLQGIVSEVKAILRNPRMIAKIKESNLSLMTYGQLNNEKEVVYLQYMMGVDGVIVDFVEKITSAVAQFSKQVHHDGKEHLLLLEKRLLSEQRITPCSEDEISYFRNLVPELIHS; from the exons atggctcTCAAGGCAATTCCAATTTCTCAAGTTGTTCCTCaaattgatgaaattcatgttgaAAATGTCACATTCCCTTCGCTCTACAATAATAATTCTACACCTCTTTCCCATG GGGAAGATGAGGATGATGTTGGGAAgatgaataataaaaataataagtttGTAGTAATGGGACATAGAGGAAGTGGGACAAATATGTTGCAATATTCTTCATGTCatgaaaaaacaataaaagagaATACTTTGCGTTCCTTCAATGAAGCTGCTAAATTTAACCTTCAATTTATCGAATTTGATGTTCAG GTAACATGTGATGGCCATCCAGTAATTTTCCACGATATCTTCATTTTTACACAACAAGAG GGGAAGTTAATTGAGAAAAGAGTTACAGACCTCACTCTGGAGGAGTTCCTTTCATATGGACCTCAGAATGGCTCAACAAAT GTGGAAAAACCATTATTCAGGAAAATGAAAGATGGGAGAATTTTCGAATGGAAGGTCGAAGAGGATGATCGGTTATGTACTTTGCAAGATGTGTTTGAGAATGTCAGTCAGTCTGTAGGATTCAACATTGAGTTTAAATTTGATGACAAGAGAAATTATAGAGACGAAGAACTTGTTCGTGTTATTCGAGCAGCTTTACAG GTAGTGTTCAAGTACGCCAAAGGTAGGCGCATCATGTTCTCGAGCTTTCAACCAGACGCGGCTCAATTGATCAAGAAGGAGCAGACTGCCTATCCG GTTTTCTTCCTAACGAACGGAGGATCTGAAATTTACCCTGACATCAGAAGGAACTCGTTAGACGAGGCGATTGAGTTGTGCTTAGAAGGCGGTTTACAAGGCATCGTCTCAGAGGTGAAAGCCATTTTAAGAAATCCAAGAATGATAGCAAAAATCAAAGAATCCAATCTTTCCCTTATGACATATGGCCAACTAAA CAACGAGAAGGAAGTGGTTTACTTGCAATACATGATGGGTGTTGATGGAGTGATTGTAGATTTCGTCGAAAAGATTACTTCAGCTGTTGCCCAGTTTTCGAAACAAGTTCATCATGATGGAAAAGAACACTTGTTATTGTTGGAAAAGAGGTTGTTATCGGAGCAACGAATAACTCCCTGCTCGGAGGATGAGATCTCATATTTTCGAAATCTCGTGCCAGAGTTGATACATTCGTGA